One window from the genome of Cryptomeria japonica chromosome 6, Sugi_1.0, whole genome shotgun sequence encodes:
- the LOC131080089 gene encoding G-type lectin S-receptor-like serine/threonine-protein kinase At4g27290 gives MDSCQKNLLAFSCLKRFILVLVMLVLQRNCDLLVAGGDTLFIGASLRGKQTISSKSRKVIWSSNDTQQAKASRALILDTGNFVLLGAQNTSETVWESFAHATDHFMPTMKFWKGMKVNSWKSSVDPAPGPFFFQMNPSPGEKDFLLEYKNGVSYYSSGNWTGKYYSNVPQAVSDTSFEQELVEFSPTRLYYTYNFTPKVRSTALVRYVLNFKGELRFYYLSNNTWSLVYNFPLSNCAVYGLCGAYGVCFTQENIQSCSCMEGFYPRNATAWSSQEWWSSGCIRRTPLDCSAINVSASGTTDDFLQVSNISLSDKEAVQYTQESTVEGCKTACLDNCSCTAFAFTDSNSVVCKLWFGDLLGIQAKDTSSEDQPLFIRLAASDVSQLSAHAGRSSSRVVVLSISIPMGVAVLGTLFM, from the exons ATGGATTCGTGCCAGAAGAATCTGTTAGCATTCAGCTGTTTGAAACGCTTCATTTTAGTTCTTGTTATGCTTGTTCTCCAGCGCAACTGCGATTTATTAGTTGCTGGTGGAGACACCCTCTTTATTGGGGCTTCTCTGAGAGGAAAGCAGACCATAAGTTCGAAGAGCA GAAAAGTTATTTGGTCGAGTAATGATACTCAGCAAGCAAAGGCATCCAGGGCTTTGATTCTCGACACTGGTAATTTTGTTCTCCTAGGAGCCCAAAACACTTCTGAGACTGTGTGGGAGAGTTTTGCACATGCTACAGATCATTTTATGCCTACCATGAAGTTTTGGAAAGGCATGAAAGTGAACTCTTGGAAGAGTTCGGTGGATCCAGCGCCTGGGCCCTTctttttccaaatgaatccatcccCAGGAGAGAAAGACTTTTTGCTGGAGTATAAAAATGGTGTTTCATATTACAGCTCGGGAAACTGGACTGGCAAATATTACTCCAACGTGCCGCAGGCAGTATCTGATACCTCATTTGAGCAGGAATTGGTAGAGTTTTCTCCCACAAGACTCTACTACACATATAATTTTACGCCCAAAGTTCGTTCGACGGCCTTGGTGAGGTATGTTCTCAACTTTAAGGGCGAGCTAAGGTTTTACTATTTGAGTAACAATACCTGGAGCCTGGTTTATAATTTTCCCCTGTCAAATTGCGCCGTTTATGGTCTATGCGGAGCTTATGGAGTGTGTTTCACCCAAGAAAATATTCAGTCATGCAGCTGTATGGAAGGCTTCTACCCAAGAAACGCTACTGCCTGGAGTTCTCAGGAATGGTGGTCAAGCGGTTGTATTCGGCGTACTCCATTAGATTGCTCCGCCATCAATGTCAGTGCAAGTGGCACCACAGATGATTTCCTCCAAGTCAGTAATATTTCCTTGTCTGATAAAGAAGCTGTTCAATATACCCAAGAGTCGACTGTAGAAGGATGCAAAACTGCTTGTCTCGACAATTGCTCCTGCACCGCCTTTGCTTTCACTGATTCAAATTCTGTTGTTTGTAAGTTATGGTTTGGCGATCTGTTAGGCATACAGGCTAAGGATACTTCTTCAGAAGACCAGCCCTTGTTCATACGATTGGCTGCTTCAGATGTGTCTCAGTTGTCAGCCCACGCAGGAAGAAGTAGCAGCAGAGTAGTTGTACTCTCCATTTCAATTCCTATGGGAGTTGCCGTTTTGGGTACTCTGTTTATGTAG